CTTCACATTGGAAGCTGCCGTGGATACCGGAATCTCCAGCGCCTCCGCCAGCTCCGCCACATTCATTCTCCGGCTGTTAAGCAGCGCCAGCATTCGGAGTCTTAGCTCCGTAGAGAGCGCATGTGTCACCTTCACCAGCTCATCCGCATGTTCCATGGACAACTCCAGCATTTCGTTCACCTCAGTCCAACTTAGTTATCCAGCATCACAACCTGATCACAGAGCCGCACCTCTCCCGGAGTAACGACAGAAGCATAGACGCCGAACTGCTGCTTCAGCTCTTTGTAGACTTGCTTCAACAGGGAACTGTCCCGTTCGAGGGTATCCGGGTTCGTGGTAATCATCACGCAGCGCTCACAATAGCTATCCACTTGCAGCACCGTACTGCCAATCGACAGACGGCGGCCGAGCCACTCTTCCTCCCCGAGCGAGTCCTCACTCACTTCCACGAGGAAGTTACCCCGGAAGCGGCGCTGATCGACCGGCTTGCCCCATAGGGCTTCCAGCTTCTTCAGGCTTTTATCAGTCACCAGCAGAATACTAGCCCCATCTACCGATAACAGCTCCGGGTGCTTCTCCTCCGGGTGTGGTGCCTTGAACGCAGACATCGTAATTTCGGTGGAAGTCAGACTTTGAATTTCATCCAGCAGCTCCTGATCCCAGCCGAACACCCGGCCATCCGCAGCCGTCACACGGATATCTTCCCCCACATATTCCGCCTTATAGGACATCATCTTGGGAATCTTCCGGGCAGTGATATACTGGGACCAGTCTTTTTTGGTCATATCATAAAAGGAACAATACCGGTCCCCCTCCACTCCGTAAGATACAACCTTACAGGCCTCCAGCGCCTCCCCCGCAAAGGATTTCACCGGATAACGGTTAATCGACCTAATCTCCCCAACTGTAACTGACACGCCCCCACCTCTTCTGTCTATAATCTGATAGCTCTGCTACTTTTACTGTAACGGCTTTAACTTCTGAATCTCTTCTACGGAAAGCCCTGTTGCCGGGCGATAACATTTGGTCTGCTCCGTTTCGGTCTTATTATACCATTATCGCTGCCTGTTTTGCGTAAGGCAAGAGCTGAACCCTTATGAACTTGCAACAATATAATTACATACACGCAAAAAGAAAAGGACAGCCCCAAGGCTATCCTCAACATTACATATAATTACAGGGATTCCCGGATTACCCGCTTGTAATACAGGACGGACAGGAGGCCGAAGATTGAATACAGCACGGTGTACAGCCCCATCACTACGAACATCGGGGTCAACATCTCGGTCCCGAAGAAGAACCAACCGGATTTTACCGCAAAATAACTGTGACACAGGCCGACAATCAGCGGAATACCGAAATTGAACAGCTGCTTGAACCGGATGCCGCTCAGGAGATCCCCTTGGGTGAAGCCCAGCTTGCGCAGGATCGTATATCCTTCCCGCTCCTCCTCGCTCTCATCCATCTGCTTGAAGTAGAGAATACAGCCAGAGGTAATCAGGAACGTCAGGCCCAGGAAGCCGACAATGAACATAATGAGGCCCATATTGGTCCGCTGGTTGAACTCAAATTCATATTGCGAGAAGCTTTGCAGCTCCGGCTTTTGCTGCTTATAAATTTCGTACGCCTGCTTAGCCTGTGAGGATGAGCTAAGATTTATACCGTAATAGATTCCTGCACCACTCACTCTTTTCTGCTCATCCGGGTCTTTATGCTGGAGCAATTCCTGGAAGACAGAATCATCCACCACGAACACCCCCAGAATCCCTCCGCCAAAATAGTACGGCAGCACCGCCTCCTCTGATAAACCCACAAGTTGCTGCTTAATAACACCATTCTTGGTAGAGAAGTCGAGTTCCCCCTTATCCTTCAGCTTAAGCATGGTTTGTTTCGTAGTCGTGTACCCTATAATCCGTACCTCGCCCCGCTGCAAATCAATGTTTTCCAGACTGCTCTCACTGATCACGGTAGCCAATAGACTGGTGTCATTGTTGGGGAAATTTTTAGTATCCATGACCTCCTTAAGATCCACCTCTACCTGCACCGTTGGAATCTCCAGAGTGGTATAACCTATGCCGGCCTGATCCAGCCCCTCCCGGACTCCTGCCTCATCGGCCTTCTGAAGGAAGCCGTAATCATGCGGCGAGCTCTCGCGCGCGGAGGACTCCACCGAATAATAAGAGATATAGCTCAGAGAGAGCAAACCGATCGCCAGCGCGGATACCGTGGTGATGACCGTCAGCAGCAGGGCATTCGATTTCATCCGGAACATAATGGAAGAGAGCGATAATACCTCCCGAATGGACAGGTAACCCTTTTTGCTGCGGCGGATGAGATTGAAGAGGAAGCTGACTGAGCCTTTGTAGAACAGATAGGTTCCGATAATCACCAGGGCGAGGATGGCGATCATCGCAAACATCAATCCGTTCATGCCCGTGAATTTGCCGCTGAACAGCTCCCCGGAGATATAATATCCTCCGATGATACTTCCGATTCCGAGCACGCCCATCACAACCTCCCACAGAGACATTCTCTGAATACGCGTCTGGGAAGTGGCCGTAGCCTTGAACAGCGACAGAATGCTCTGGGCCCGGATGAAGGTGTAATTCATGATCATAATCAGCATATACACGGCGGCAAAAACCAGCACTGTCCGCTGCAGGGCCTCGGGGGAGAAGCGCAGCGCAGCGACCTGATCGACCTCCAGGATTTTGAACAGAATCATCAGGATCAGCCGTGACATCACGAACCCTGCACCGATCCCCGCGAACATCGATCCGAAATATAGAATCAGATTCTCGGCGCTCAGCAGCACGAAGATTCTGCTCTTGGTCAGCCCGATCAGCTGGAACAACCCGATCTCCTTGCTGCGGCGCTTGATGAAGATGGTGTTCGCATAGAGCAGGAAGATGGCCACAATCGCAACCAGCAGGACAGAGGATGCGCCGATGGCAGCCCCGCCTTTGATCGAACCGCTGACCTCCTGCATGGCCGGGTCGAACTGCAGCGTCACGAAGGAGAAGTACAGGGCCACACTGAAAATAAGCGCGAACACGTAGAGATAATAGTTCTTGATGTTCTTTTTGAGGTTCCGGAGGATAATGTAATTCAGACTCATTGCGTGACACCACCAAGTACGCCCTGGGTGCTGATAATATCATTAAAGAAGGATTGCCGCGACTCCTCCCCCTTGTTCAGCTGGGTATAGATTTGCCCGTCCCGGATGAAGACCACGCGGCTGCAGTAGCTTGCGGCAACAGCATCATGCGTAACCATGACAATGGTAGCTTCACGCTTGCTGTTCATGGCGGCCAGCTTGTTCAGCAGATCGGAGGCAGATTTGGAATCCAAGGCTCCTGTAGGCTCATCGGCAAAAATAATGCTCGGATCATGCACGAACGCCCGCGCCGCAGACGTACGCTGCTTCTGCCCGCCGGAGATCTCCGCCGGATATTTGTCCTTCAGCTCATAGATTCCCAGCTCGCCTGCTACCTGGTCGAATTTCTGATGCGCCTCCTTCTTGGACATGCCTGTAATCGACAGCGGCAGCATGATATTCTCCTTGACCGTCAAGGTATCGAGCAGATTATAATCCTGAAAAATGAACCCGAGATGATGCTTGCGGAACTCGGCGAGCTGCTTCTCCTTCATCCCGGTGAATTCCTTGCCCTCAATTTCTATCGTGCCCTTGCTTACCCGGTCAATCGAGGAGAGAACGTTCAGCAGCGTCGTTTTGCCGGACCCGGACGGACCCATGATTCCTACGAACTCGCCCTTGTCGACCTGAAGATCAATGCCCCTCAGAACTTCCTGTTTATTGAATTTGTTGCCATAGGTTTTATAGATTTTGTTAGCCTGCATGATAAGCATCTGTTCCCCACTCCTTTTCTATAGCTCTATCATAAGCTCGTGGAGGATCATTTTCCTGCGCTTCGCCGAACAAATGGAACAGGCATGTGACACTATTGTCACATACCTGTTAGGCGCTGAAAGTCATTTTCCCTTGGAAAAGTCAGCGTAAATACACTCCCCTGCCCAAGCACGGAAGCAGCGTGAAGTCTGATCTGCAGCGGTTCCGCAACCTGCCGGGTCAGGTACAGCCCCATGCCGGTAGCTGCCCCCTCCTGGCGGAAGCGCGATGAGGTGAAGCCCTTATCGTAGATGCGCGGCAGATCCCTGGGGTCCATCCCCTGGCCGCTGTCCTCAATGACAAGCACAACATGGCCGCCCTCTTCACGGCTCCGAATGACGATATCGGAGGCTTCGCTGTATTTCACAGCATTGGTCAGGAGCTGCCGAAGCATGAAGGCCAGCCATTTGCCGTCTGTAAGTACCGTTTCAGCTTCAAGCTCCACATCGAAGCCGATGCGTTTGGAGATACACCAGGATTTCAGTGCCCGGATCTCCTTATTAAGAATAGGAGCAAGACCGACCTTCTCAATGAACAGATCATTGCGGATGAAGGGAATCCGCTTCTGATGCAGCTGCTGGTCAAGCAGATGGTGGATGCGCAGCCATTCGTACATCATCTGTCTTTGCAGGGTCTCATCCGGCAGGCGTTCTATCATGAGCTGCATGGCTGTCAGCGGGGTCTTGACCTCATGTATCCAGGCCAGCAGTTCGTCCTTCTCCGATTCCAGCAGCCCGACATTCACGGAGGATTCGCGCTTGTAACGGTCCGTCTGGGCGCTGACCGCCTCATGGACCAGCCGCTCCATCGGACTACCCGGATCGAGGACCGCCTGCAGCTCATAGATCTGATCCCAGGAGGCAAGGCTCCTGTAGAACCGGGTCTCCCGGGAATACCGCAGGTAGACGAAGGCCAGACAGAGCATCGTATTCAACAGCACAATGTACAGGACCGGCAGCAGCGGGATTGCAGAATCAATATAGGCCACGAATATAATAATCAGCTGGAGGACGGCCAGCAGGAGCAGCCAGCTCCGCTTCTCGGTGATGTATTTCCTTATCATTCTTCCGCCTCTTCAGTCGCCATATACCCTTGCCCCACCTTAGTCTCTATGTAGGCATCCAGACCGAGCGGCTCCAGCTTCTTGCGCAGCCGGTTCACGTTCACAGTCAGCGTATTATCGCTGACAAAATGCTCGTTGTCCCACAGGCTGGTGATAATCTCCTCACGCTCCACAATGCTGTTTTTGCGCTCCAGCAGGATTTTGAGAATCAGCATCTCATTCTTCGTGAGCAGCGCCGCTCCCCCGCTCCCCGTAACCGTATTCTTCACGAACTCAATCGCCGCTCCGCGCCAGGTCTTCAGCTCCGTGCCTTCCTTGCTGTAATTATAGACCCGGCGGAGGATGGCCTGAATCTTGGCAATCAGCACCTCGAAGTGGAACGGCTTCTGAATGAAATCATCGGCCCCAAGCTGCATCGACATCACCATATCGCTCGGATGGTCCCGGGAGGAGAGGAAAATAATCGGCACCTTGGAGTGGCTGCGCAGAATCCGGCACCAGTGGAACCCGTCGAACTGCGGCAGCTGGATATCAATCACCACCAGGTCGGGCTTCACCTCCGAGAACTCCTGCAGTACCTTACCGAAATTTGTAATCCCGTAAACCTCATAGGACCATTGGGCAAGCCTCTCCTTAATCTCCCCGAACAGAGTGATATCATCTTCGATTAGCATTATTTTGAACACAAAGGACTCTCCTTCAGCAGTATTGCTATTCATTAATCCAATTGGATAATTATACTTCACATTGATGAATTGACAAAGGCTTGGGCAAGCTCTAGCCTTCACTCATACGGTCTGCCGCTCAATCAGGTTCAAATGAATCTCTTCATGGGCCTGGCTTCCGTCCACCGCCTGCAGCAAAGCCCTCCGTCCGATCTCCACCAGCGGGATCTCGAAGGTCGTGATATGCATCATTCTGGCGATCGGCTGATTGTCGAACCCTACAATGGCAAGCTGACCCGGCACCTCAAGCCCATTCTCCCGGCAAAAGGACAGAATTCCCGCCGCCACCTGATCACTGGTAACCAGCAGTGCAGTGGGAGGGTCGTCCATCTTCAGAATCCGCTGCATAATCCATTCCCCGTCTTCCAGCTGCACACAATCATAGAACATATAGTCATGGTTATAGGCTTCATTCCGGTTCATATAGAAGTCCCGGTAGGCCGCCTCCCTTAAATTGCTGTTAGGACTGGACTGTCTGGCCAGGCAATAGCCGATCTTATAATGACCTTTGCCCCGCAAATAGGTAAGCGCACGGGTAAAGCTCTGATAATGATCCATAAATATGGAGGACACCTGATGTCCCCTGCCGTCCTCCAGGACAATTATAGGTCCATACTGCACATACTCGTCAACAATCTCCCAGCTGCAGGTCCGCGAACAGATAATCAGCGCATCAATTTGCTTCAGCTTCAGCATCATCAGTGCATCCAGCTCCCGCTCTGCTTCATAGTTGGACTGAATCAGCACCAGCTTATAATTATCCTTGATAGCCTCATCCGCTATTCCTTCCACGACCATCCCGAAATACGGCCGCGTGATATAGGGAACGACCACCCCTATCAGATTCGTCCTGCCCCTGCTTAGATGTACTGCATTAATATTACGTTCATAATCAGCCGTCTCCATGGCCTGCAGAACGGCTTCCCTCTTAGCCTTGCTTACATAAGGATGGCCGTTAAGAACACGGGACACCGTTGTGACCGAGACTCCGGCCAGCTTCGCAATATCTTTGATATTCGCCATAATTCCACCTTCCCATGCTTGCTGCATACCTCCTGTACTCCTGTTAATCTTACCTCAAACCGCCGGAATGCGTTACATTCAGACCACAAATAAAGCGTTTGACATGGAAGGCGTTTCAGTGGTTCTGAAATAGGGCGGAATCAGGGCTAACTATTGTAAAAGAGGTGAATAGACGATGTACAACGAGGATGACGGGGCTGATCCAAAGAATCACTACCAGGACTTATGGGATACGTATGAGGCTCTGGCCGGATTCATGGGTGCACAGCTGATCGAATACCCTTTTCCGCAGACTATAGGGTCTCAGGTTTCGCTTGAGCTGCTGACCAAATTCCATACGTCATTGCTGGCAGAAAGCCTGCTGCTGAATTCAGGTTTCTGCCACGAGGCTTATTGCATACTGCGCCTGATGCTTGAATATACGATTACCTTGAAATTCATTCTGCTCCTGCCTGAAGTAAGGGCTGTGCTCTATTTGGATGACACCGCTGCAGCTTCCCGGCTGTTTGTTTTCGACATTCCGCTAATGGCAGTCGAGACCCGTATGCAGGAGTGGCTGCCTGTCATTGAAAATCCTCTTTCCGGCTGCTCCAGACCGTATGAAGCCGTTGATTTGCTGGCGAAATCCTGTGAGCTGACAGCACTTATGCTGGAAACCGGCCGGAATACATAAGAGCCGGGCAGGCAGATCAAGAGTTCATCCTGAATACTGCCTGGCCCGGCTCCATGTGGAAGCGGTACCTTGTGCTTAGTTCAAACCTGCTGTAATTTCTTCACTTGTCCGGATACGGCCTATTCTCGGGAAGATCGTCCGGCAGACATAATCATGCTCTTCCCGGGTACTTGCGGTCATTGCGTCCTCTGCGAATACTTGCTGATAGCCATGCTGATAGGCTTCTCTGGCTGTAGTATCCACGCCAATGTTGGTGGAGATGCCGCAGAGCACGATGCTCTGAATGCCACGGCGGCGCAGTTGCAGGTCAAGATCCGTGCCGTAAAAAGCTCCCCATTGCCGTTTCGTAATCGTGTACGTATGCTTGAATTCTGCAATGGCCGGTACAATGTGATCCCAGCCTTCCGGATAGTTCACATGTGGCGTCCCGGAATCAGTCACAGGTCTGACCATATCCTTCCCATCCAGGCTCGATACCTTGACCAGCACCACAAATGCCCCTTTCTGTGTAAAAGCATCCACTAGCTTTACCGCATTCTCTATGACCTGAGCAGCCGTATGAGGGGCGGCCTGAAGACCGCCTCCTGCGATGCCGTTCTGCAGGTCAATCACGACTAGTGCCGTTTTGGCTGTTTCAAGGGTTAATGCCGCGGTTTCCTGTAAGTCTTCCATCTTCTTCACTCCTGTTATTCTATAATTTTACTCCCCTGCTGGCAGTCTGATTGCATTCAGCTTCCGGTAGACTTTGAAATACACCCAGATCGCGTTAATCAGCAGCAAACCGCCAGTAACTATAAATACAACCCGTATGCCGAATGCCGCAGCCACTTGTCCGCCGAGTACAGAACCGCCGAAGACACCCAGATAGCCTGCCGACATATGGAGGCCGAACACTCTGCCGGTCAGTTCCGCCGGGGTGATCTTTTTGACCAGGATCGATACCGAGGGAACCAGCCCCCCTGCCGCCAAGCCCAGCAAAAAACGCAGACCCATCAGCTCCCAGGGACTCCGGACATAGGCTTGCGGGATAAAAATCAGTCCGGCTGCGATCAGGGCGAACAGGATCACCTTATAGGCCCCGATCCGGTCCGAGAGCCGGCCGAGCCTTGGTGCAGCTATTATATTGGCCAGCCCGGAAGCCGAGAAGGTAAGTCCGGCGATCAGCGCCACATGACTGGCAGTCCGGGACAGCTCGGTTACATAGACCGTCATGATCGGCTCTATTGAGTAGAGGGCTACCGTCAAGACGAAGAACGTTACGAACAAGGTAAGCGTCAGGCTTTTCTGCGGAACACTGGCCCATACTTCCTTCATACGTTGCGACTTTGAATGCTCACGGGTGAAGGATTCTTTCACGAAGGCTAGTGTCAGGGCAAAGACCATCAGCATTAGGGCGCCGGTCACAAAAAAAGTGTTCTGCACACCCAGATTCTCAGCGGTAAAGCCGCCGATGGTCGGACCCAGCAGGGAACCGGCAATATTCGCCGTGGACAAGGTGCCCAGTGCATACCCCGCTTGCTCCTTATCGGTCTGTGTGGCAATAAGTGTCGTGCAGGCGGTGCCGTAACCTGTGATTGCCCCCTGCAGCAGACGCAGTACGATTAGGACATACACATGATGCGCCAATCCCATGCAGCCGATGATCACCGCCATTCCGAGACTCGCCCGCAGCAGCATCGGCTTACGCCCCACCTTGTCGGCAGCCAGTCCCCAGATAGGTGAGAAGATAGCGGATAAGATATAGGTGATGCCAAAAGCAAACCCGGACAGCCGCGCAACGGAGCCCGCATCCCCTACTCCCAGCTGCTGGATATATAAGGGCAGTACCGGAGCAATCTGGCTCATTCCCACGCCCGTCACGAACATGCCGAACCAGCATACGATCAGATTTCTTCTCCATACCGGCATAACCATAAGCCTTCCTTCTGTTATGAATCCACTATTGTGTGTGCGCACCTCACAATAACATCCTCATTTTAACAGCCGAAATTCCCTCATACCATGCATTATCTTAAACTCCATGGACATTTTTGCTGTTGAATTCGGAAGGGCTGATGCCTTCCATCCGTTTGAAGATCCGGCTGAAGTAGAATTCATCGGTGTACCCAAGCTCCCCGGCGATCTCTTTCACTTTTTTGCCGCTGCCTTCGAGGATCAGCTCCTTGGCCTTGTCCATTTTGATTCTGCTGAAGAACTCTATAGGGGAGTAGCCGGTAATTTCCTTGAACGCTCTGGACAAATATGCAGGCGACAGCTGTACCAGCCCGGCCAGCTCCGGCAAGGTGACTGTGGAGCAGACATGCTCCTGCATGTAACCGATGATCTTCTCTACCTTCAGGGAGGTGGAGTAATTCTGGTTATGCCGCTTGTTGTTCTGGTAAATGGCAATCAGGAGCTGCTGCAGTGCTGTCTTCGCGGCAAATTCATAACCCGGCAGCTTGGCATTCCAG
This genomic interval from Paenibacillus sp. FSL H8-0332 contains the following:
- a CDS encoding MOSC N-terminal beta barrel domain-containing protein, with translation MSVTVGEIRSINRYPVKSFAGEALEACKVVSYGVEGDRYCSFYDMTKKDWSQYITARKIPKMMSYKAEYVGEDIRVTAADGRVFGWDQELLDEIQSLTSTEITMSAFKAPHPEEKHPELLSVDGASILLVTDKSLKKLEALWGKPVDQRRFRGNFLVEVSEDSLGEEEWLGRRLSIGSTVLQVDSYCERCVMITTNPDTLERDSSLLKQVYKELKQQFGVYASVVTPGEVRLCDQVVMLDN
- a CDS encoding ABC transporter permease, with amino-acid sequence MSLNYIILRNLKKNIKNYYLYVFALIFSVALYFSFVTLQFDPAMQEVSGSIKGGAAIGASSVLLVAIVAIFLLYANTIFIKRRSKEIGLFQLIGLTKSRIFVLLSAENLILYFGSMFAGIGAGFVMSRLILMILFKILEVDQVAALRFSPEALQRTVLVFAAVYMLIMIMNYTFIRAQSILSLFKATATSQTRIQRMSLWEVVMGVLGIGSIIGGYYISGELFSGKFTGMNGLMFAMIAILALVIIGTYLFYKGSVSFLFNLIRRSKKGYLSIREVLSLSSIMFRMKSNALLLTVITTVSALAIGLLSLSYISYYSVESSARESSPHDYGFLQKADEAGVREGLDQAGIGYTTLEIPTVQVEVDLKEVMDTKNFPNNDTSLLATVISESSLENIDLQRGEVRIIGYTTTKQTMLKLKDKGELDFSTKNGVIKQQLVGLSEEAVLPYYFGGGILGVFVVDDSVFQELLQHKDPDEQKRVSGAGIYYGINLSSSSQAKQAYEIYKQQKPELQSFSQYEFEFNQRTNMGLIMFIVGFLGLTFLITSGCILYFKQMDESEEEREGYTILRKLGFTQGDLLSGIRFKQLFNFGIPLIVGLCHSYFAVKSGWFFFGTEMLTPMFVVMGLYTVLYSIFGLLSVLYYKRVIRESL
- a CDS encoding ABC transporter ATP-binding protein, which produces MLIMQANKIYKTYGNKFNKQEVLRGIDLQVDKGEFVGIMGPSGSGKTTLLNVLSSIDRVSKGTIEIEGKEFTGMKEKQLAEFRKHHLGFIFQDYNLLDTLTVKENIMLPLSITGMSKKEAHQKFDQVAGELGIYELKDKYPAEISGGQKQRTSAARAFVHDPSIIFADEPTGALDSKSASDLLNKLAAMNSKREATIVMVTHDAVAASYCSRVVFIRDGQIYTQLNKGEESRQSFFNDIISTQGVLGGVTQ
- a CDS encoding sensor histidine kinase, with the translated sequence MIRKYITEKRSWLLLLAVLQLIIIFVAYIDSAIPLLPVLYIVLLNTMLCLAFVYLRYSRETRFYRSLASWDQIYELQAVLDPGSPMERLVHEAVSAQTDRYKRESSVNVGLLESEKDELLAWIHEVKTPLTAMQLMIERLPDETLQRQMMYEWLRIHHLLDQQLHQKRIPFIRNDLFIEKVGLAPILNKEIRALKSWCISKRIGFDVELEAETVLTDGKWLAFMLRQLLTNAVKYSEASDIVIRSREEGGHVVLVIEDSGQGMDPRDLPRIYDKGFTSSRFRQEGAATGMGLYLTRQVAEPLQIRLHAASVLGQGSVFTLTFPRENDFQRLTGM
- a CDS encoding response regulator transcription factor, with translation MFKIMLIEDDITLFGEIKERLAQWSYEVYGITNFGKVLQEFSEVKPDLVVIDIQLPQFDGFHWCRILRSHSKVPIIFLSSRDHPSDMVMSMQLGADDFIQKPFHFEVLIAKIQAILRRVYNYSKEGTELKTWRGAAIEFVKNTVTGSGGAALLTKNEMLILKILLERKNSIVEREEIITSLWDNEHFVSDNTLTVNVNRLRKKLEPLGLDAYIETKVGQGYMATEEAEE
- a CDS encoding LacI family DNA-binding transcriptional regulator — encoded protein: MQQAWEGGIMANIKDIAKLAGVSVTTVSRVLNGHPYVSKAKREAVLQAMETADYERNINAVHLSRGRTNLIGVVVPYITRPYFGMVVEGIADEAIKDNYKLVLIQSNYEAERELDALMMLKLKQIDALIICSRTCSWEIVDEYVQYGPIIVLEDGRGHQVSSIFMDHYQSFTRALTYLRGKGHYKIGYCLARQSSPNSNLREAAYRDFYMNRNEAYNHDYMFYDCVQLEDGEWIMQRILKMDDPPTALLVTSDQVAAGILSFCRENGLEVPGQLAIVGFDNQPIARMMHITTFEIPLVEIGRRALLQAVDGSQAHEEIHLNLIERQTV
- a CDS encoding hydrolase, with amino-acid sequence MEDLQETAALTLETAKTALVVIDLQNGIAGGGLQAAPHTAAQVIENAVKLVDAFTQKGAFVVLVKVSSLDGKDMVRPVTDSGTPHVNYPEGWDHIVPAIAEFKHTYTITKRQWGAFYGTDLDLQLRRRGIQSIVLCGISTNIGVDTTAREAYQHGYQQVFAEDAMTASTREEHDYVCRTIFPRIGRIRTSEEITAGLN
- a CDS encoding multidrug efflux MFS transporter encodes the protein MVMPVWRRNLIVCWFGMFVTGVGMSQIAPVLPLYIQQLGVGDAGSVARLSGFAFGITYILSAIFSPIWGLAADKVGRKPMLLRASLGMAVIIGCMGLAHHVYVLIVLRLLQGAITGYGTACTTLIATQTDKEQAGYALGTLSTANIAGSLLGPTIGGFTAENLGVQNTFFVTGALMLMVFALTLAFVKESFTREHSKSQRMKEVWASVPQKSLTLTLFVTFFVLTVALYSIEPIMTVYVTELSRTASHVALIAGLTFSASGLANIIAAPRLGRLSDRIGAYKVILFALIAAGLIFIPQAYVRSPWELMGLRFLLGLAAGGLVPSVSILVKKITPAELTGRVFGLHMSAGYLGVFGGSVLGGQVAAAFGIRVVFIVTGGLLLINAIWVYFKVYRKLNAIRLPAGE
- a CDS encoding AraC family transcriptional regulator, encoding MNINQLFFHIHYCNFRRFKDTRIYSNRISRTLEHHELILVTGGRGSVTVDHKKLQFRAGMLFYIRPGVFHSIEFELEEPLCFLAVHFSYAQVLLMEGQWTLGEQPEPLPLHTAQDLKDYYQIEEIFSKLVEVWNAKLPGYEFAAKTALQQLLIAIYQNNKRHNQNYSTSLKVEKIIGYMQEHVCSTVTLPELAGLVQLSPAYLSRAFKEITGYSPIEFFSRIKMDKAKELILEGSGKKVKEIAGELGYTDEFYFSRIFKRMEGISPSEFNSKNVHGV